GCGCAGCTGGCGGTATCCAAGGGCGTGGATATCCTAGTGGAGAAGCCCCTGGGCATTTCCTATGCCGAGACTCTGGAACTGGACAAGGCTGTGAAGGCTAACCATCGGGTTGGGATGGTGGGAATGACCCATCGGTACCGCAACGAGTCCCGGGCCCTTAAGGATCTCATCGATGGCGGCGCGTTGGGCAATCTGTACTATGTTAAGGCCAAGATCCTGCGGCAAAGGGGAACTCCCACCGGTTGGTTTACCGATAAGGCCAAGTCCGGCGGTGGTCCTTTGATGGATATTGGCGTTCATGCCCTGGATCTTGCCTGGTGGCTGGCGGGACAACCGGAGGCCAAGAGCGTTACCGGTCAATTGATCAAGGGAATCGGGAACTATCAGACTAAGATGCAGAGCCGCTGGCGCTCCCGGGTACCCTATAACCAAGATCTAGAGATCTTCGATGTTGAGGACTTCGCCGCCGCACTAATTCGCTTCACCAACGGTGTGGTCCTCAGTCTAGAAGTCAGTTGGGCCCTCAACGGTCCCCAGGACGATGAGCTCACGGTGCAGCTCTTTGGTGACCGGGGCGGCGTTTCCTTAGCTCCCTTGGCCCTGTACACCGAGAATAATGGAATCCTGTTGGAGTCGGAGATTTCCGTCCAACGCAATCGCCCCTTCGAAACGGAGATTGATCACTTTATCCAATCGGTGCAGAAGCGGACAACGCCCATCAGTTCCATTGAGCAGGGGGCGAAGGTTGTTCAGATGCTGGAGGCCATCACCCAGTCCTCGGAAGAGGGCAGAGAAGTCGTCCTCTAACAAACCAAAATAGACTAATTGGCAGAGGCCGTCTGGTATGCTAGACGGCCTCGTCACGTTCATCATCGGTGGAATTTCTACTCGCTCTGGTGCTTAGGGTTGTTGGGGAAAGTATCAGACATTTTTCTCGTGGTGGGTGACCGGCAGGGAATCCGTTAATCACCAAGAATGAGATTAGTTACCGCAGTTAGTAGGGTATAATAAGTTGATGGTACTAGCGTCGAAGGAGGGGTGCCCAATGGCCAGTCAGGATAATCTCAACGGGAAGGGAACGACCAGAGCTTGGTTTGTTAAGACCCTGCAATCTATTCCTAAACCCATTGTATATACTGTTCTCCTGATAATCGGGGGCATACTGCTGGGTAGGTGGATCTTTCCCTATACGGCGCCCTTTGTCGTGGCGGTAGTACTGGCGGTGGTGATTATGCCCGTGGTAGATTTTCTCGTACTGCGGTTGAAACTGCCCCGGGGTTTGATCACCTTGGTGGTTCTTCTCCTCCTCTTTGCCCTCGTTCTGGTTATTGGGGCTAGCTTTCTAGTCCGAGGGTTTGCCGAGTTGCAGGACTTTGTCACCAGTTTCCAGGGTTCTTCCTTTTTCAATGTCAATCGCTTTGAAAGTTGGCTTCAATCCTATGAGGCACTCCAGGAGTACATTCCTGCCAACTTCGCCCAGATTATCCGTGAAGAAGTCAATGAAGTCAGCCGAGCCATCACTGATTTTGCCCGGTCCCTTTTGGGCCGGGTCATCGATTTGGCGAAAAACGTCCCGACGATCTTGCTCTATGTTGCCGTGACCTTTCTGGCTACCTTCTTTTTCATCAGGGATCGGGAGACCATCAGCTCTGCTCTGCTTCAGCTGTTGCCCCAACGATACATTGGGCGCACCCTGGAGATTTGGCAGGGAATTGTCCGGGGTGCTATGGGCTACCTGCGAGCCCAATTGACCATCGTCAGTATCAATACCCTAGTGTCCGCGGTGGTTTTTCTCATCCTCAAGGCTTCCTATTTTTGGTTTCTTGTTGCCTTGATGTTTATCGTTGATGTGATTCCCTTGATCGGGCCCGGGCTGATTTACTACCCCTGGATAGCCTGGTCCCTACTGAACAGGGATTTCAGTACGGCGCTGATCCTAGCCCTGGGCTATGGAACGGCTTTGGTGATTCGTCAGGTGCTAGAGCCGAAGTTAGTGGGGGACCGCATCGGGGTGCATCCTTTGCTGACCCTCTTTGCGATGTTTGTTGGTGCTAGAGTCTTGGGAGTAATGGGTGTGGTCATCGGTCCCTTTACCGTGATTGTACTCAAGGCAGTACTAACCTTGCCCAAGCGGGCTCTGGAGTAAAGGGCCTGGAAAAGCTTAGCCCCTTGCCAGTTCCTTAAATGGCAAGGGGCTGATTATTTCCCCGGGGTATTATCGACCATAGCAGGCCAGGATCTCACCGTGGTAGAAGGTGTGGTAATCCCTTTGGGGATACCAGCGCTGGTCAAGGTCTACTGCCAATTGGCTGGGATCCATCGCAGATTTGTATACTACCCGACACTCATAGTGGAGATCACATTGGGTGATGATGGGGACCTTTACCTGGGTTCCGGCCTGGGTCTTGAGGTTGTAGGCGGCAAACTTGTCGATATCCCGACCGGAGGAGGTGCCGCAGAGTCTCAACTCCTCACGCATTGAACCATCCAGGGGGATACTGACGGTAAACTCACCGCTGTTTTCCAGCAAATTGAAGCTGTGACGGGAGTTTCTCACCACCACGGTAAAGATGGGCTTTCCCCAGTAGTATCCGATGCTCCCCCAGCCGATGGTCATGGTGTTGTCCCTGCCTTGGTGGGATGTGGTTAAGAAAACGCCGCCGTGACTCATGGCATAGGTAACCTCGGCAATCTTGGCATCGTATTGCAAATCGGTAAACATAGGCAAATCCCTCCGTCTTATTCGCTATTGGGGAAACACTTCACCAGATACTTTATCGATGGGCGGTCTGACTCCTCCATAGGCAGTGGTTGGCCTGGGGGAAGGCGGAAAGAATTTGCTCCAGAGGGAGATTACAGGCAGGAAAGCTCCCTTTGCTGGGGAATCTTTCTATTGGCAGTACATAATAGGTGGGACTATGCCCACCTAGCAGGAGGCGTTCTAATGACCAAGAAGCTAAAGGTTGGAATTATCGGATGCGGTGGCATCGCCAATGGTGCCCACATGCCCGGGTATGCACGTTTGGCTGACAAAGTTGAGCTATATGCCGCCTGTGACATTATTCCGGAGCGGGCCGAGAGAGCCAAAGAACAGTACGATATGAAGTACATGTTCGAGGACTTCAATGAGATGTTGGAGCTCGACGAACTGGATATCATCAGCGTCTGTACTCCCAACGATGTTCACAACCCGGCAGCCATTGCTGCTTTGAAGGCCGGAAAGCACGTTTTGTGTGAGAAGCCCCTGGCCCGGACCCCGGAGGAGGGTCGCGAGATCATCGAAGAGGCAGAGGCTGCTGAGAAGAAGGGTCAGAAGTTCACCGTTGGGTATATGACTCGGTTCGGTGCCGATACTATGCTTCTGAAGAAGATGATCGACAACGGTGACCTTGGCGACATCTACTGGGCACGTGCTTCCTACCTGCGTCGTCGTGGTGTTCCCACCTGGGGCGTTTTCATGGACAAGGAGAAGCAGGGTGGTGGTCCTTTGATCGATATCGGTACCCACATCCTTGACCTGACCCTGTGGTTGATGGACAACTACGAGCCCGTTACCGTCCTTGGTTCCAGCTATGACTACCTCGGCAAGCAGGGCGGTCTGGGAATGGGCAACCGTCCCTGGACTGGCGAGGAGTTTGAGGTTGAGGACTTTGCTACCGGTCTGATCACCTTCAAGAACGGTGCAACGGTAACCTTGGAAGCCAGCTGGGCACTGAACATTGAGGAAGAGGTTCACAACGTAGTGCTCTCCGGTACCAAGGCTGGTGCCGAGACCCATCCGATGCGGGTCAACGGTGTCAAGCATGACCGGATGTACACCTGGGCTCCCAAGGAGCTGCGGCAGCAGGAGAAGCTGCACTTCCTGGAGATCGAGCACTTTGTTGACTGTATCCTCAAGGATGAGCAGCCCATGGTAACCGGCCGTCAGGCACTGGTAGTTACCGAGATCTTGGATGCTATCTATCGCTCTGCCGCCACCGGCAAGGCTATAGAACTCTAAGAATTCTATACGTAAGGCAAACTAAAGGCGCCGCACCAGCTGAATCTTCAGCCGATGCGGCGCCTGTTTGTTTTAGTCAGTATTTATCTATTCGGCAGCGTAGCTGTCAAAATAGCCTTGGATGAGAACGATAGGAGTGCCCTTATCTCCGCTGCCGCTGGTCAGGTCACAGAGACTTCCCAGCAGATCCGTCAGTTGGCGGGGTGTGGTGCCCATGGCCGCTGCCTGACTCACCGAGTTGTTTTCCTTGGCCCGGATCTTCTCCTTAGCTGCCTTAATTCTCTCTTCCTCGGAAAGCTCCGCCAGTTCCGTGTCCACGATATACTTCAGCTTGATTTCATTGGGGGTACCCATCAGTCCGTCGGTAAAGCCCGGAGAGACTACGGGATCTGCCAGTTCCCAAATCCGACCCCGGGGGTCTTTGAAGGCCCCATCACCAAAGACCATAACCTCGATTTGCTTTCCAGTCCTAGCCTTTAGTACCTGCTGAATCTCTCGGACAACGGCTGGGCAGTCTCGAGGGAAAAGCTTAAGCCGATCCTCACCGGCACTATTGGAGCCTAGCAGGCCAAACTCCGGGTGGTAACCTCCGCTGCTGCGGGGCTCCGTCAGAAGCTGATCCAAGGTATAAACCTTCTCAGCACCGGCTTGGATCAGGATGCGCTTGGTACGGGCCCGATCGTGAACGTTGGCGACCAAGATTTCCTTGCTGTAGTTAAGGGCCACTCTGGGATCGTTGGCCAGGATGATTTCAATATTGTCACCGAGCTCTTTGTACATCTGCACATAGTCAATGCCGGTGAAGGGGTGAGGTACTCTTTCGCCAAAAATCTCCCGGTACCGGGTTTCCGTCAATACGTCGGTGTGGGGATTCAATCCCGCCTCGTCCATGACGTCGATATCCATCAGACAGTTCCCCACCTCGTCGCAGGGGTAGCTTAGGAGGAGATAGATTTTCTTTCCTGTGTTGGCAATCCCCTTCAAGATTTGGGCAAACCGGTTTCTGCTCAGGATAGGGAAAAGGACAGCAATATCTTTATCTTTGGTGAACTTGCTGTTGATGTCCGCAGTAATGTCGTCGATGGATGCGTAGTTGCCTTGGGTACGGGCTACCAGGGATTCGGTAATCCCGACGATATCCCTATCCCTAAGAGTGAATCCTTCTGCCTCTGCGGAACGAAGGACGCAGTCCACCACAATATTAACCAGGTCGTCTCCTTCGCGAACAAGAGGAGCGCGAATTCCTCTCACCGTCGTACCTACTGTCCTTACCATCATACATCCTCCTCTGTCTGTGACCAACGGTACCTATAACTAGTATCCAAGAGGGACCAATATAATACTATATCAGTATCGGGGCCAAATGTAAATTCGCATAGGGGACAATTTTCCCCGGGAAAGAGACTATCTTCGCAGGAAAATCTACAGAAATGCAAGGATCTGGTCCCCGCTGGCCTCCGCGATCCGTTACCCGCCGTCTGCTGCCGTTGTGGTCCGTGAACTTGATCACGGTTATGCTATAATGGAAGTTATGGGCCTTTGCCACAATGCCTGAACTAACCCGCGCTTGATTATCCCCTTGTGGATGCGAAGGGGTGTCGAGAGGCCGGGTTTGCCTTTTTT
The sequence above is drawn from the Bacillota bacterium genome and encodes:
- a CDS encoding Gfo/Idh/MocA family oxidoreductase, with amino-acid sequence MKKVRVGVIGVGGIADGGHLPNYAKHPEVELVAFADQDSDRLKEMGAKYGVERLYDSAEAMFAAEQLDAVSICTWNHSHVPLAQLAVSKGVDILVEKPLGISYAETLELDKAVKANHRVGMVGMTHRYRNESRALKDLIDGGALGNLYYVKAKILRQRGTPTGWFTDKAKSGGGPLMDIGVHALDLAWWLAGQPEAKSVTGQLIKGIGNYQTKMQSRWRSRVPYNQDLEIFDVEDFAAALIRFTNGVVLSLEVSWALNGPQDDELTVQLFGDRGGVSLAPLALYTENNGILLESEISVQRNRPFETEIDHFIQSVQKRTTPISSIEQGAKVVQMLEAITQSSEEGREVVL
- the ytvI gene encoding sporulation integral membrane protein YtvI; its protein translation is MASQDNLNGKGTTRAWFVKTLQSIPKPIVYTVLLIIGGILLGRWIFPYTAPFVVAVVLAVVIMPVVDFLVLRLKLPRGLITLVVLLLLFALVLVIGASFLVRGFAELQDFVTSFQGSSFFNVNRFESWLQSYEALQEYIPANFAQIIREEVNEVSRAITDFARSLLGRVIDLAKNVPTILLYVAVTFLATFFFIRDRETISSALLQLLPQRYIGRTLEIWQGIVRGAMGYLRAQLTIVSINTLVSAVVFLILKASYFWFLVALMFIVDVIPLIGPGLIYYPWIAWSLLNRDFSTALILALGYGTALVIRQVLEPKLVGDRIGVHPLLTLFAMFVGARVLGVMGVVIGPFTVIVLKAVLTLPKRALE
- a CDS encoding flavin reductase family protein, whose protein sequence is MFTDLQYDAKIAEVTYAMSHGGVFLTTSHQGRDNTMTIGWGSIGYYWGKPIFTVVVRNSRHSFNLLENSGEFTVSIPLDGSMREELRLCGTSSGRDIDKFAAYNLKTQAGTQVKVPIITQCDLHYECRVVYKSAMDPSQLAVDLDQRWYPQRDYHTFYHGEILACYGR
- a CDS encoding Gfo/Idh/MocA family oxidoreductase, whose amino-acid sequence is MTKKLKVGIIGCGGIANGAHMPGYARLADKVELYAACDIIPERAERAKEQYDMKYMFEDFNEMLELDELDIISVCTPNDVHNPAAIAALKAGKHVLCEKPLARTPEEGREIIEEAEAAEKKGQKFTVGYMTRFGADTMLLKKMIDNGDLGDIYWARASYLRRRGVPTWGVFMDKEKQGGGPLIDIGTHILDLTLWLMDNYEPVTVLGSSYDYLGKQGGLGMGNRPWTGEEFEVEDFATGLITFKNGATVTLEASWALNIEEEVHNVVLSGTKAGAETHPMRVNGVKHDRMYTWAPKELRQQEKLHFLEIEHFVDCILKDEQPMVTGRQALVVTEILDAIYRSAATGKAIEL
- a CDS encoding F420-0--gamma-glutamyl ligase is translated as MVRTVGTTVRGIRAPLVREGDDLVNIVVDCVLRSAEAEGFTLRDRDIVGITESLVARTQGNYASIDDITADINSKFTKDKDIAVLFPILSRNRFAQILKGIANTGKKIYLLLSYPCDEVGNCLMDIDVMDEAGLNPHTDVLTETRYREIFGERVPHPFTGIDYVQMYKELGDNIEIILANDPRVALNYSKEILVANVHDRARTKRILIQAGAEKVYTLDQLLTEPRSSGGYHPEFGLLGSNSAGEDRLKLFPRDCPAVVREIQQVLKARTGKQIEVMVFGDGAFKDPRGRIWELADPVVSPGFTDGLMGTPNEIKLKYIVDTELAELSEEERIKAAKEKIRAKENNSVSQAAAMGTTPRQLTDLLGSLCDLTSGSGDKGTPIVLIQGYFDSYAAE